In Phoenix dactylifera cultivar Barhee BC4 chromosome 11, palm_55x_up_171113_PBpolish2nd_filt_p, whole genome shotgun sequence, the following are encoded in one genomic region:
- the LOC120112608 gene encoding LOW QUALITY PROTEIN: vesicle-fusing ATPase-like (The sequence of the model RefSeq protein was modified relative to this genomic sequence to represent the inferred CDS: deleted 1 base in 1 codon): AYSYLDAAARTKNYSGAELEGVVKSAVSFALNRQISMDDLTKPLDEESIKVTMDDFLHALQEIVPAFGASTDDLERCRLNGMVDCGERHKHIYQRAMLLVGQVKVSKGSPLVTCLLEGPSGSGKTAMAATIGIDSDFPYVKIISAETMIGRSESSKCAQIVKVFEDAYKSQLSIIILDDIERLLEYVAIGPRFSNLISQTLLVLLKRLPPKGKNMLVIGTTSEVGFLESLGICDAFSVTYHVPTLDKADARKVLQGLHVFAEDDIDLAAEALHDMPLKKLYMLVEMAAQGSMGGSAEAIYSGKEKISLNHFYDIMGDIVSIRL; encoded by the exons TGCTTATTCATATCTTGATGCAGCTGCACGTACAAAGAATTACAGTGGAGCTGAACTGGAAGGTGTGGTCAAAAGTGCAGTCTCATTTGCC TTGAATCGGCAAATAAGCATGGATGATCTTACTAAACCTTTAGATGAGGAGAGTATAAAAGTTACAATGGATGACTTTTTGCATGCTCTGCAAGAAATTGTCCCTGCCTTTGGTGCATCCACAGATGATCTTGAACGATGCAG GCTTAATGGTATGGTTGACTGTGGTGAGAGGCACAAACACATTTATCAAAGAGCTATGCTTCTTGTGGGGCAAGTTAAAGTAAGCAAGGGCAGCCCACTTGTTACTTGCCTTCTAGAAGGTCCAAGCGGCAG TGGTAAGACAGCGATGGCAGCTACAATTGGCATTGACAGTGATTTCCCCTATGTTAAGATA ATCTCAGCAGAAACAATGATTGGTCGCAGTGAAAGCAGTAAATGTGCACAGAttgttaag GTATTTGAGGATGCTTACAAATCTCAATTAAGCATCATAATTCTGGATGATATTGAAAG GTTGTTGGAGTATGTTGCTATTGGGCCACGCTTTTCGAATTTGATTTCACAAACACTATTGGTCCTTCTGAAAAGGCTTCCTCCGAAG GGTAAGAACATGCTGGTAATTGGAACAACAAGTGAGGTGGGCTTTCTGGAGTCTCTTGGCATATGTGATGCTTTCTCTGTCACATACCATGTTCCAACTCTAGACAAGGCAGATGCCAGAAAG GTTTTACAAGGCCTCCATGTATTTGCTGAAGATGATATTGATTTAGCAGCTGAAGCACTGCATGAT ATGCCTCTGAAGAAGTTGTATATGCTTGTGGAGATGGCTGCACAAGGATCCATGGGAGGAAGTGCAGAAGCTATTTACtctggaaaagaaaagattagCCTAAACCATTTCTATGATATCATGGGTGACATTGTGTCCATCCGTCTTTGA